DNA from Sorex araneus isolate mSorAra2 chromosome 6, mSorAra2.pri, whole genome shotgun sequence:
ACCCAGAAATGTGAAATGAAGCAATTCTCTTAAACTTACAAGAACCAATTTTGCTGTGAAGGCAACATTTATGTATTGAAGCAGGGTCTCTGTTTCAGAACAGCTGTGTGTATTCCAATGTCTGAAGGGGCTCAAGGAAGGCTGTCTTCACTTTCATTCTGTCATCTCAGGGAATTCTTGCAAGGCCCTCAGGAGAATCCAAATGGAGATCTTACCAGGCTTTGATACTGTGAGGTCAAACAAAGTAGCTAAACAGAGATGAGGTGCAGCTACATCACACACAAGACAGACATAAATGGATAAAGTTAACAGGGCAAATATCAATATCTTTCAGAATCCAAATTGTTTCAGGAACTAGTGGATTTCCTGGGGAGTTCTCAGGGTGGTTAGACCAGCACACTGTGAGCCTGATGGTCAGATAGAGACTGGTCAGCTCTTTGTTCTGAGATCCAGTCAACAATCTGAACAGCAATGCCAGAGAAGATCCATCAAGAAGTAAAACCTTATTGGATATTGAATATCCAGAAGTGATGGGACCCTTTTTAGTCATTATTTCCCAAATGGAAGCCACTGCTCTTCCCTTCTAGGACACTCAGCGGTAGGGTCAAGGCCCGGAACAGGACATGCATGTCTCTCACATGTGTGTCAGATGGTGACAGCAGCACATTGTGTGGCACATGGCTGTGCAGCCCTCAGTGCCGATAGCTTGGATGTTCAGGCCCTGAGACTTAGGTGAGTGCGGACACATGGTGAAAATCTGGGCATGTAGGTGAAGATGGATTGGAAGGAGTTGATGAGCCCCTCCCGAGGCTTCTGGAAGGAGTAGGAGAGAGGATCAGAATACATCTCATTGAGGTGACAGAGAAAGTATTCCTCCATCTGTGAAAGTCCAGCAAATACAACACAATCTTATTTCCAGCTTTAACTAGGATAATAGCAATAAAGTGCAAGTCTAGTATccctgacaatgcttaggggtttcttctagctctgcactcaggaacggtggtgctcaagggaccaaatggaatgccgtGAATTGAACCTgccttggcctcctgcaagggATGGAAACCCTAgtcgctgtactgttgctcatgCTCCCAAGGCCAGACCATACTAAGGATCAAAAGAAACACCCTTTGAAAATGAAAGCAATTGaatctctgccttctctctttgGGAACTTAGTGCAATGGACAAATGATTCTATTTTATAGTGAATGAAGCAGTGAAATACATATAGAATAAAGCTTGAGATAATTGCTGGCTTCATAATTCTCTTACAAAATTTTCTATCAGCcctatctgtattttattttgtgacaAATTTCATGTCTAATAGTATGACTTCTTAGGGGTATAGCAGACTCTTTCCTGTTTATCCATTATTcaaacagttttttgtttgtttttgttttgtcttattttattttggggccacacctggttgtgcttgggctggagtgatagcacagcaggtagggcacttgccttgcacgcaactgacctgggtttgattcctccacccctcacggagagcctggcaagctaccgagagtacccggcttcacggcagagcctggcaagctacccgtggcgtatttgatatgccaaaaacagtaacaacaagtttcacaatggagacattactggtgcccgcttgagcaaatcgatgagcaatgggatgacagtgacagtgacaaatactCTCAAGGGAAATTGAATAATATGTAAAACAAGCCAAGTGTGGGCAACTAGAAATTGTGCAAAATCTCAATTGTTAATGATTTAAATGTAAATTGAAATTactcgtatatatatatatatatatataagcacgtgggcacacacacatatacatacatatatatactgaaATAAGAGTGCAGAACATATCTTTGTCAGCTGTGGTAACACTGTGGGATAAGGCATTCTCAGACATTTTTGATGGAAGTGAAATTTGACAGAATATGCAAGCAgggccatttaaaatatttataatgatacGTCAGTGTCACacattttcctcccttttttgATGTAGTAGTTTATTCACCgatatgtttgtgcatgtgtcagATACATAATACAAAGTTTACACATGCAGAAATATTTATAGTATTATCACCAAAAGTAAATGTATCCAACATACAACATACTGAGTAAACTGCAATACATAATAATAAGCTCCTGTCCagctatataaaaattatatatattaatatatatgcttGATCAAAATTGGTagtacacttgtatcacttgtatcacttgtcatcccattgatctttgatttgctcgagcagacaccagtaacatctccatttgtcactgTTGCTTGCTACTTTACACACCACCaaaaatgtggtgtgctactcttggtacattagtGACTTAGAGGATTAGATGTGGcttcagaaattctaaaattttaagttgagTGATACAACTAGAGTTAAGTTTTTAATTGGATGGTTACTTTGgtgtccagaagcatctctgcaatttgttgctctcttctgatatttatttgtgagtctctggatcatggccattaatgaccTTATATGGCatcagaggcagttcctgggcatgactgccaggctctgggaagaatcaggagatgggggaaggtcgCCCATTCCCAACACCATGAGAGCCtgaggatttcagtcacaaaaccctcatacctgggtttttcagcagattcattctcatgcctGAGGGGCTTGTCCTGAGCTTGTgtagagtggctgtgagcatggtggcaattgggttctgcaGGTTTATGGCTGCCAGGGCCCTCTTGGGGTGGATGGTGGACTCAATTGCCCCTCTATGAAGTGTTCTGGATGAACTCAGCCCGGCATGGGTCATTGAggaatctctgcaacttgttgctctcttccaacgtttatttgtgagtttctggatcatgactgttaatgagcttatacggTGCCAGAGGCACTTAGTGggtgttgtttcttttttacaTGACAAGCTCAAGTGACCTGTGTGGCCAATGTAGTTCTGAGAGCAAGAATAAAGAAGATGCATCATAATCTTTTActtcaagagatagtacaaaagtagTAATTCAAACAATGGTATTGGACAAAAACCCACACACAGACCAGTGGGTTAAAATTAAGCCTCGGAAATATATTTACACGCAAATGTGAGCAACTAACTTTTgttacttcattttttaattatatttcattagATATTGTGGTACTGTGATATACATAGTTATTTTTAGCTGAATGTGAGGCATGCAGTGTTTCAATGCAGTCCCACTAGCAGTGCTGACTTTCCTTCACTGATGTTCCTAGGTGTTTTTCCAACCCTCAGTCTGCCTTTTTGTCAGGCACATTTCTAAATTTGATTATTGGAGTTTCGATTTTATACTTACAGTATGGTTGGCTCTGAAGTatagataaatacatatatcCCATATTTACACTATGGAAGTGCTCAAAAGCCCTGAACCTTACTcctatttccttcccttcctctagATTAAGCCCtgtcattgttttctttcctgtccTTGTCATTCCTACATTCAGTGGTTAAGGGTTGTCTGGGTATTTCTGCTGTGAAAGCAGGCAGTCCCTTCTCCTGTTCTTCTTCTATAGACCACAGATAAGGGATGTAATCTGATATTTGTCTCTTTAGTGACTTACTTCATttacatgatattctccagttctatccaaattGTGGCAAAATGCATAATTTCTTTAATACTTGCAGCtgcagtgtatcactgtcatcccattgctcattgatttgctcaagcaggcaccagtaatgtctccattatgatacttgttgttactgtttttggcatatcaaatgcgccacgggtagtttgccaggctctgccatgtgggcgggatactcagtagtttgccaggctctttgagcgagatggaggaattgaacctggaccagtctcatgcaaggtaaatgtcctgtaggctgtgctatggctccagcagtGTATAAGTTGCATTTATAATATATCATACTTTCATTATTCatccatctgttcttggacacctaggttgaatTCACAccccacggtactatcactccagcccctgggtaacTTTATATTTACTTCTCTAAGAAgtatccatactgtttttttaaaatttattttattgaatcaccaagtggaaagttacaaagttctcaggcttatatctcagttacacaatgctcaaacacccatcccttcaccagtgcccatattccaccaccaataaaaacaaaaacaaaagcaaaaacaaaacaaacaaaacaaaaaaaaacagtatacatcccacccctcaccccccaacccaccccgtaggtgagtgataatttcacttccttttctctttaccttgattacattccagatttcaacacataactcactattgttgttagagtttcaaaacagactcactatttttgttggaatttatcccctaagaatacagctctattaacagggaaatatttgataataagttctccactgatgagaatgaagatataaaatgtcgcgcggccgaccgtggccacgcggtttacaatttctgtattatagtaattaagtccacgaagatttaagtttgagaatgaatcatttcccttcctggaacagcatgtagccaaagttagttcacagtctccatacatgggtgcaagcacttgctggaaccccaattcctaaagctgtctctggttcccgctcgttccacatccaccggctctgcagaggcatgggcacccgggccgaaaacccggccagccggagccgagcaccggccccggctggcagtatccatactgttttctttaAGGGTTGAATTTAAGTTGAACTAGCCACTAACACAGACAGTttctaattttgctttgtttttttgtttttgatgtatgCTAGTCTGATAGGTCTCAAATGAAAGCTCATTGTCTTCTTCAGTTGTATTTCCCttataataagtgatgataagcTTTTTTTCATGTCTATTTGACATCTGACTATCTCATTCAGAGAAGTGCcagtttattttctattcagaTTTTTGGATATGGCTTTTGATTATTTTCTGTTGCAATCTATATGCTTTCTATATCTCATAGGAAATCTTTAGATGATGTTGttgaatgcatatattttttccgTCTTCATTTAGTTTCtattagttttagcccatgtgtCCTTAATTGTACAGGAATGTTTGAGTTTGATGAATtctaatttgaattttttgtttctgttatcttGAGTACTAATTTACAAGAATTATTTTGGTGCAAGAGAAAAACTCTTGAAGAAATAGAAAGTCCAGATCACTGACAGCACACAGTagacatataaaaaatatatataaaaccactGTATACAAAACGCTTTGGAAATTATTCCTAGAGTTTCATATGTAACTTCTTTCATAGTATCCAGATATACCTTCTGATTATTATATGTGAGAAATACAAACATGTCCTGAAAACACTCAAAGATTAATGGTAACAGCAAATTTATTCTGTGTGAACActatacagaaatacaaaagtaGCCTTTTTGCCTATATATAGAGAGCATGAAAATAAATGGTGGATCACTTATAATATTCAGTTTTAAAGGGTGAGAATACAGTATCtgaaatgcaattaaaatttcTGAGAACTATGCCTGAATTTTGATTGAGTTAGGTCACATGAGTATCTCCTGAAATCTCCAGGGTCTCCCGAGGAGGGCTGCCTTGGCTTCCATCCTCCTCAGGAAAATCCTGCAAAGCTCTCTGCAGAATTACTCTGAGGCTCcttcttttctgtcttctctgctgcctATAAGAGCCAACAAAGAAGTAAATGATGGGATTGACACTGCTGTTGACACAAAATAGTATCTCTGTCactagattaaaatatatatatttataggggTCATTATCATATATAaactttgtccagtataagaggAACCAGTTGATACCCCAAGGCAGGCCAAAGAGGAGGAAGACCAGCACTGTGAGCCCGATGGTCACATATAACCTGGTCAGCTTCAATTTCTGGGAGCCACAGAGCAATCTGGTCAGCAGCATCAGGCTGGACCCACACAGAAGCACGAAGGAGAAAATCAGCCACGTGACAATGCTGAAATCAATTAGTTTACACAAATCCTCATCATATTTTCCAAACAGACCAACACTGAACTTCATTCTCAGGGTGATCAGGAGCAGGGACAGGGCCCAGAGCAGGGTACACATGACAGATGACATGTGCTTTGGGCGGTGGCAACGATACCAGATGGGCTTTAGAACAGACAGGCAGC
Protein-coding regions in this window:
- the LOC101549184 gene encoding mas-related G-protein coupled receptor member X2-like, with protein sequence MDVTVTPWVTESTLQNTSNWVDFQRLSNMALLISNLLRFIISLVGLAGNAVVLWLLAFRMQRNVFSVYILNLGGADFVCLSTQMVSSIMSLVEGIELHPSSFFEVFLIVFVLPYVVGLSILTAISTERCLSVLKPIWYRCHRPKHMSSVMCTLLWALSLLLITLRMKFSVGLFGKYDEDLCKLIDFSIVTWLIFSFVLLCGSSLMLLTRLLCGSQKLKLTRLYVTIGLTVLVFLLFGLPWGINWFLLYWTKFIYDNDPYKYIYFNLVTEILFCVNSSVNPIIYFFVGSYRQQRRQKRRSLRVILQRALQDFPEEDGSQGSPPRETLEISGDTHVT